A genome region from Micromonospora peucetia includes the following:
- a CDS encoding Ldh family oxidoreductase: MSAPDFPPTVPVRWLTDAVASVFGALGYSEQAAGLVAGSLVDADMRGISSHGVMLLPMYVDRIRAGSVSRAERAEAVRDKGAIAVLDAGHALGQLTGDQAMRLAVAKAQTYGVGVVTVRRAFHFGGAFRYVDLAANSGCVGIAAANTRPLMPAPGGASAVVGNNPLAVGVPRAGGKPVILDVALSEAALGKVRLAAGEGREIPASWATDAQGRPTTDPAAALKGLLLPSGAHKGYGLALMIDVLTGVLSGGAYGQGVQGLYADVSVPNDCAHFFLALDAEAFAEDAEELARRVDDLADQVLGSALAPGTERVHLPGDIEAGRYDRAARDGVALQPSVFAGLVEVAAGLGVPLQSPASVG; encoded by the coding sequence ATGAGCGCGCCGGACTTCCCGCCGACGGTCCCGGTCCGGTGGCTCACCGACGCTGTCGCCTCGGTCTTCGGCGCACTGGGCTACTCCGAGCAGGCGGCCGGTCTGGTCGCCGGCTCCCTGGTGGACGCCGACATGCGAGGAATCTCCTCGCACGGGGTGATGCTGCTGCCGATGTACGTGGACCGGATCAGGGCCGGCTCGGTCAGCCGGGCCGAGCGGGCCGAGGCGGTCCGGGACAAGGGCGCCATCGCGGTGCTCGACGCCGGCCACGCGCTGGGTCAGCTCACCGGTGACCAGGCGATGCGGCTGGCGGTGGCGAAGGCGCAGACGTACGGCGTCGGCGTGGTCACCGTCCGCCGGGCGTTCCACTTCGGTGGGGCGTTCCGCTACGTGGACCTCGCCGCGAACAGCGGATGCGTCGGCATCGCGGCGGCCAACACCCGCCCGCTGATGCCCGCCCCGGGTGGCGCCTCGGCGGTGGTCGGCAACAATCCGCTCGCGGTGGGCGTACCCCGCGCGGGCGGCAAGCCGGTGATCCTCGACGTGGCGCTCTCCGAGGCAGCGCTCGGCAAGGTCCGGCTGGCTGCCGGTGAGGGCCGTGAGATCCCCGCGAGCTGGGCGACCGACGCGCAGGGGCGGCCCACCACCGATCCGGCCGCCGCGCTCAAGGGACTGTTGCTGCCCTCCGGCGCCCACAAGGGATACGGTCTCGCGCTCATGATCGACGTACTGACCGGGGTGCTGTCCGGCGGGGCGTACGGCCAGGGGGTCCAGGGCCTCTACGCCGACGTGTCGGTGCCCAACGACTGCGCGCACTTCTTCCTCGCCCTGGACGCCGAGGCGTTCGCCGAGGACGCGGAGGAGCTCGCCCGTCGGGTCGACGACCTGGCCGACCAGGTGCTCGGCTCCGCGCTGGCACCCGGCACGGAGCGGGTCCACCTGCCCGGTGACATCGAAGCCGGCCGGTACGACCGGGCGGCGCGCGACGGTGTCGCGCTCCAGCCGTCGGTC
- a CDS encoding ABC transporter permease, with translation MTVTETRRTGRDKPRAGSRLVQQLPPVLGVVAATALWWAITVVFEVESFILPSPVQVAQSMVEQAGYLWDNTLVTLTETLLGFLLAIAVGVPLALIVTASRMLERTVYPLLLMLNAVPKVAVAPLLVVWMGFGQFPKVFLVFLVCFFPIVISTAAGLSSTPADLVELGRSLKTNWWQTFRMIRMPAAIPQLFVGLKLAITLAVIGAVIAEFVGATEGLGYAIVASGASADTALAFAAMILLGVMSVVLFYLLAAIERFFVPWADRS, from the coding sequence GTGACGGTCACCGAAACCCGTCGTACCGGCCGCGACAAGCCACGCGCCGGGAGCCGCCTGGTCCAGCAACTCCCGCCCGTGCTCGGCGTCGTGGCCGCCACCGCCCTGTGGTGGGCGATCACGGTCGTCTTCGAGGTGGAGAGCTTCATCCTGCCGTCCCCGGTGCAGGTGGCGCAGAGCATGGTCGAGCAGGCCGGTTACCTGTGGGACAACACCCTGGTCACCCTCACCGAGACGCTGCTGGGCTTCCTGCTGGCCATCGCGGTCGGGGTGCCGCTGGCGCTGATCGTCACCGCCTCGCGGATGCTGGAGCGGACCGTCTACCCGCTGCTGCTGATGCTCAACGCCGTACCGAAGGTGGCCGTCGCGCCGCTGCTGGTGGTGTGGATGGGCTTCGGTCAGTTCCCCAAGGTCTTCCTGGTCTTCCTGGTCTGCTTCTTCCCGATCGTCATCTCCACCGCCGCCGGCCTCAGCTCCACCCCGGCCGACCTGGTGGAGCTGGGCCGGTCGCTGAAGACCAACTGGTGGCAGACGTTCCGCATGATCCGGATGCCGGCCGCCATCCCGCAGCTCTTCGTCGGTCTCAAGCTCGCCATCACCCTCGCCGTCATCGGCGCGGTGATCGCCGAGTTCGTCGGTGCCACCGAAGGGCTGGGCTATGCGATCGTCGCCTCCGGCGCCAGCGCCGACACCGCCTTGGCCTTCGCCGCGATGATCCTGCTCGGGGTGATGAGTGTCGTGCTGTTCTACCTGCTCGCCGCGATCGAGCGGTTCTTCGTACCGTGGGCGGACCGGTCATGA
- a CDS encoding ABC transporter ATP-binding protein — protein MIGIRNVSQIYRTRAGDVEALRDVSLEVADGEFVAIVGRSGCGKSSLLRLVAGLQEATSGEITVAGTPIRGPRRDIGFMFQRPALLPWRSVIDNVLLPTEVFRQDRRDARNRAHELLDLVGLNGFEKRLPHELSGGMQQRVSLCRALIQQPRVLLMDEPFSALDALTRADLTVELQRLQMKHASTVLFVTHSVDEAVLLADRVVVLSPRPGRLRQIVDIDIARPRSLGRDGHSAELGVLRAQLHDLLMTPEEVAR, from the coding sequence ATGATCGGAATTCGTAACGTTTCGCAGATCTACCGCACCCGGGCCGGTGACGTGGAGGCCCTGCGTGATGTGTCGCTGGAGGTCGCCGACGGCGAGTTCGTGGCGATCGTCGGGCGCTCCGGGTGCGGTAAGTCCAGCCTGCTGCGGCTGGTGGCGGGCCTCCAGGAGGCCACCTCGGGCGAGATAACCGTCGCCGGCACCCCCATCCGGGGGCCACGGCGGGACATCGGCTTCATGTTCCAGCGCCCGGCGTTGCTGCCGTGGCGGTCGGTCATCGACAACGTGCTGCTGCCGACCGAGGTGTTCAGGCAGGACCGACGGGACGCCCGTAACCGCGCGCACGAACTGCTCGACCTGGTCGGGCTGAACGGCTTCGAGAAGCGCCTGCCGCACGAACTCTCCGGCGGGATGCAGCAGCGGGTCTCGCTGTGCCGGGCCCTCATCCAGCAGCCGCGGGTGCTGCTGATGGACGAGCCGTTCTCCGCACTCGACGCGCTCACCCGCGCCGACCTCACGGTCGAACTCCAGCGCCTGCAGATGAAGCACGCCTCGACGGTGCTCTTCGTGACGCACTCGGTCGACGAGGCCGTGCTGCTCGCCGACCGGGTCGTCGTACTCAGCCCGCGACCGGGCCGGCTGCGGCAGATCGTGGACATCGACATCGCTCGTCCGCGTTCGCTGGGACGCGACGGCCACTCGGCCGAACTCGGCGTGCTGCGCGCCCAACTGCACGATCTGCTCATGACCCCCGAGGAGGTGGCACGGTGA
- a CDS encoding ABC transporter substrate-binding protein, with the protein MSARTRLVAAVATAALALTVAGCGGSEEADSSPDAASVTYLTSFGTFGRDSYAYVALEKGYFKEAGLNVTIKPGTGTVDVMKLIGSGQADYGTGDLSGVITTMANEKMPVRAVAAIHQRSMAGIASLDKAIDSPEKLPGASIADSSGSTNMIIFPAYAKAAGIDPKSVKFVPSSPQSLPQLLAAGSVDAIGQFAAGKPLLEKAAGGKTVTMLPYADKLPDLYGNGLLVSATKLDSDRAEVEKFTAALVKGLIYAVEHPEEAAQLLKKHDRTADEKVAAAELTEMRPYVLVDGGTAGKLDRARVEAMIKLLAGTGTLKSTPSADDLGVYDIAKP; encoded by the coding sequence ATGTCAGCTCGTACCCGTCTCGTCGCGGCCGTTGCCACAGCGGCTCTCGCCCTCACCGTCGCCGGCTGTGGTGGTTCGGAGGAGGCCGATTCTTCCCCCGATGCCGCCTCCGTCACCTACCTGACCTCCTTCGGGACGTTCGGTCGGGACTCGTACGCCTACGTCGCCCTGGAGAAGGGCTACTTCAAGGAGGCCGGGCTCAACGTCACCATCAAGCCCGGCACCGGCACTGTCGACGTCATGAAGCTGATCGGGTCGGGGCAGGCCGACTACGGCACCGGCGACCTCTCCGGGGTCATCACCACGATGGCCAACGAGAAGATGCCGGTGCGCGCGGTGGCCGCCATCCACCAGCGGTCGATGGCCGGCATCGCCTCGCTGGACAAGGCGATCGACTCGCCGGAGAAGCTGCCCGGCGCCAGCATCGCGGACAGCTCCGGCTCCACCAACATGATCATTTTCCCGGCGTACGCCAAGGCGGCCGGCATCGACCCGAAGTCGGTGAAGTTCGTCCCGTCCTCGCCGCAGTCGCTGCCGCAGCTGCTCGCCGCCGGCTCGGTGGACGCGATCGGCCAGTTCGCCGCCGGCAAGCCGCTGCTGGAGAAGGCGGCCGGTGGCAAGACCGTCACCATGCTGCCGTACGCGGACAAGCTGCCCGACCTGTACGGCAACGGCCTGCTGGTCTCCGCCACGAAGCTGGACAGCGACCGCGCAGAGGTCGAGAAGTTCACGGCGGCGCTGGTCAAGGGCCTGATCTATGCGGTGGAGCACCCCGAGGAAGCCGCCCAGCTGCTCAAGAAGCACGACCGGACGGCCGACGAGAAGGTCGCCGCCGCCGAACTCACCGAGATGCGGCCGTACGTCCTGGTCGACGGCGGGACCGCCGGGAAGCTCGACCGGGCGCGGGTGGAGGCGATGATCAAGCTGCTCGCCGGCACCGGCACCCTCAAGTCGACGCCGAGCGCCGATGACCTCGGCGTCTACGACATCGCAAAGCCATAA
- a CDS encoding FBP domain-containing protein: MSRDEVRGAIANLDVVESKVRLPAWFDEIAWGKLDYLGWRDPRAPMRAYLVTDIDGTASGAMLRQSPSRAELGGRAVMCSLCHFMRRFNEVALFAAPRPSADKRQRLSTLGILVCTDLDCVTKVHSAPVLGPLDPPVDEMIQARREGLRVRTVSFLRSVSSTPRTVRGRG, from the coding sequence ATGAGTCGGGACGAGGTGCGGGGTGCGATCGCGAACCTGGACGTGGTCGAGAGCAAGGTGCGTCTGCCGGCCTGGTTCGACGAGATCGCGTGGGGCAAGCTCGACTACCTCGGGTGGCGGGATCCCCGAGCGCCAATGCGCGCCTACCTGGTCACCGACATCGACGGTACGGCGTCGGGCGCAATGCTCCGCCAGAGTCCGAGCCGGGCTGAGCTCGGCGGGCGAGCGGTCATGTGCTCGCTGTGCCACTTCATGCGCCGCTTCAACGAGGTCGCCCTCTTCGCCGCACCGCGCCCCTCTGCGGACAAGCGCCAGCGGCTGAGCACGCTCGGCATCCTCGTGTGCACCGACCTCGACTGCGTCACGAAGGTGCACAGCGCGCCCGTCCTCGGGCCGCTCGACCCACCGGTCGACGAGATGATTCAGGCGCGCAGGGAGGGGCTGCGGGTGCGTACCGTCTCGTTCCTACGCTCGGTGTCGAGCACTCCGCGAACCGTACGAGGGAGGGGATGA
- a CDS encoding TetR family transcriptional regulator → MAYLARAERRRSIVEAAATVVERDGLSAVTARVVADELGGSQGQIHHHFASTDELAGEAWRHYAAQQIDEYEHEIDGLDAYDALVLFFADLVSTDGDGHALARWAEANAHAQQRPLVAKSYVETLTRLTDVLASVLAGDSDAARARTAAWRILMLGVGLAGLTRITEDSPVPARDVMLSAIRAETD, encoded by the coding sequence ATGGCGTACCTGGCGCGTGCAGAACGGCGACGCTCGATCGTGGAGGCGGCGGCCACCGTCGTCGAGCGCGATGGCTTGAGTGCGGTGACGGCCAGAGTCGTGGCGGACGAGCTTGGTGGGTCGCAGGGCCAGATCCACCACCACTTCGCGTCGACCGACGAGCTCGCCGGGGAGGCCTGGCGACACTACGCCGCGCAGCAGATCGATGAATACGAGCACGAAATCGACGGCCTCGATGCGTACGACGCGCTCGTGCTCTTCTTCGCCGACCTCGTCAGTACCGACGGGGACGGGCACGCACTCGCGCGGTGGGCCGAGGCGAACGCACACGCGCAGCAGCGTCCCCTCGTCGCGAAGAGCTACGTCGAGACGCTCACCCGGCTGACCGACGTCCTCGCCTCCGTCTTGGCCGGGGACTCCGACGCCGCGCGTGCGCGAACGGCCGCCTGGCGGATCCTCATGCTTGGGGTCGGGCTCGCCGGGCTCACCCGCATCACCGAGGACTCACCCGTGCCGGCCCGTGACGTCATGCTGTCGGCGATCCGAGCAGAGACGGATTGA
- a CDS encoding TrmH family RNA methyltransferase gives MAVVLRVSGRNARFQQWKALLGNRTKRQRRGEFLVQGVRPITMAVEHGWQIRELLYDTSAQLSSWAREALDTVRAEKFAVSRELMHELGGKADTVPELLAVVALREDNLRRIPVGPTMLTVVFDRPTSPGNIGTLVRSADAFGAGGVIVTGHAADVYDPKAVRASTGSLFALPVVRVPSHQAVLSWVADVRADGIGMSIMGTDEYGILDAAEYDFTQPTLTLIGNETTGLSSGWREACDQLVRIPMFGSASSLNAATAATVVLYESARQRAATARR, from the coding sequence TTGGCAGTGGTTCTGCGAGTGAGTGGCCGCAATGCGCGGTTCCAGCAGTGGAAAGCTCTCCTCGGCAATCGGACCAAGCGGCAGCGACGCGGCGAGTTCCTCGTGCAGGGCGTGCGTCCGATCACCATGGCCGTCGAACACGGCTGGCAGATCCGGGAGCTGCTCTACGACACCAGCGCGCAGCTGTCCAGCTGGGCACGCGAGGCCCTGGACACAGTCCGGGCCGAGAAGTTCGCCGTCTCGCGTGAACTGATGCACGAACTGGGAGGTAAGGCAGACACGGTTCCAGAGCTGCTGGCCGTGGTCGCGCTGCGGGAGGACAACCTGCGCCGTATCCCGGTCGGTCCGACCATGCTCACCGTCGTGTTCGATCGGCCCACCAGCCCCGGCAATATCGGGACCCTCGTTCGGTCGGCGGACGCCTTCGGCGCCGGCGGCGTCATCGTCACCGGCCACGCCGCCGACGTGTACGACCCGAAGGCGGTCCGGGCGAGCACCGGCTCGCTGTTCGCCTTGCCCGTGGTCCGGGTGCCCTCCCACCAGGCCGTTCTATCCTGGGTCGCTGACGTCCGCGCCGACGGCATCGGCATGAGCATCATGGGAACAGATGAGTACGGCATCCTGGACGCCGCCGAGTACGACTTCACACAACCCACCCTGACGTTGATCGGCAACGAGACCACCGGCCTCAGCTCCGGGTGGCGCGAGGCATGCGACCAACTCGTCCGGATCCCCATGTTCGGGTCCGCCAGCTCCCTGAACGCGGCGACCGCCGCGACTGTCGTGCTGTACGAATCGGCACGCCAGCGGGCCGCCACCGCCCGGCGGTAG
- a CDS encoding phytanoyl-CoA dioxygenase family protein produces the protein MDDTTLVSRFLRDGFVKLEGAVAPRVAADCARLLWRETGCDPDDPATWTQPVHWVPGMAQGPFVAAPNSPFLHHAYDLLVGAGRWEPRYSLGTFPLRFPHEEEPNDAGWHIEGSYLPEGESWYFTNVRSRGRALLMLFLFSEVGEKDAPTRIRVGSHLDVPKVLEKYGEDGASGLALAPDLVAASEHRPLALATGSPGDVFLCHPFLVHAAQPHHGTRPRFMAQPPLMPAAPYELERADGAYSPVEIAIRQGLGQDALGPDGDGTDRGAGATSPVRS, from the coding sequence ATGGATGACACGACCTTGGTATCCCGCTTTCTTCGCGACGGCTTCGTGAAGCTGGAGGGCGCCGTCGCGCCGCGCGTGGCAGCGGACTGCGCGCGGCTGCTGTGGCGGGAGACGGGCTGCGACCCGGACGATCCAGCGACGTGGACGCAGCCCGTGCACTGGGTGCCCGGCATGGCGCAGGGGCCGTTCGTCGCCGCTCCCAACTCCCCGTTCCTCCATCACGCGTACGACCTGCTCGTCGGCGCGGGCCGCTGGGAGCCGCGCTACTCGCTGGGCACATTCCCGCTGCGCTTCCCGCACGAAGAGGAGCCGAACGACGCGGGCTGGCACATCGAGGGCAGCTATCTGCCGGAGGGCGAGAGCTGGTACTTCACCAATGTGCGCTCCCGGGGCCGGGCACTGCTGATGCTGTTCCTGTTCAGTGAGGTCGGTGAGAAGGACGCCCCGACCCGGATCAGGGTCGGCTCACACCTCGACGTGCCGAAGGTGCTGGAGAAGTACGGGGAGGACGGAGCGAGCGGACTGGCCCTTGCGCCCGACCTGGTGGCGGCGTCCGAACACCGGCCGCTCGCCCTCGCCACCGGATCTCCGGGCGACGTCTTCCTGTGCCACCCATTCCTGGTGCACGCGGCGCAACCGCACCACGGAACGCGGCCTCGCTTTATGGCCCAACCGCCGCTGATGCCAGCCGCACCGTACGAACTGGAGCGGGCCGACGGGGCATACTCACCCGTAGAGATCGCGATCCGTCAGGGTCTCGGACAGGACGCCCTCGGTCCGGACGGAGACGGCACCGACCGCGGCGCCGGGGCGACAAGCCCCGTCCGTTCCTGA
- a CDS encoding GyrI-like domain-containing protein, whose translation MDARIVDHPEFRLVGHAARVRLVHQGINPHIQRHITALPTEEHLRLKALGNTEPSGLLAVSDDLDPDYAEGSELTYLHGVAVSPGTPVPDGLDIIEVPAGRWLIIRTTGPHPQTLQKAWATAAAAWFPSNPWRLRPGPEIVAALEPTNDFSTATCELWLPVEPA comes from the coding sequence GTGGACGCCCGCATCGTCGACCATCCCGAGTTCCGGCTCGTGGGGCACGCGGCCCGCGTCCGGCTGGTCCATCAAGGCATCAACCCGCACATCCAGCGGCACATCACCGCACTGCCGACCGAGGAGCACCTGCGCTTGAAGGCTCTCGGCAACACTGAGCCGAGCGGCCTGCTCGCGGTCAGCGACGACCTTGACCCCGACTACGCCGAGGGCAGCGAGCTGACCTACCTTCACGGGGTCGCCGTATCCCCGGGTACGCCGGTCCCCGACGGCCTCGACATCATCGAAGTTCCGGCCGGCAGATGGTTGATCATCCGGACCACGGGCCCGCATCCGCAGACCCTGCAGAAGGCCTGGGCCACGGCCGCAGCCGCGTGGTTCCCGTCCAACCCGTGGCGTCTGCGGCCAGGTCCGGAGATCGTCGCGGCGCTTGAGCCTACGAACGACTTCAGCACCGCGACCTGTGAACTCTGGCTGCCCGTCGAACCGGCGTAA